The following coding sequences lie in one Clarias gariepinus isolate MV-2021 ecotype Netherlands chromosome 27, CGAR_prim_01v2, whole genome shotgun sequence genomic window:
- the LOC128514776 gene encoding NACHT, LRR and PYD domains-containing protein 9-like, translating into MMEGKRSDSPEPSCVSMESDDSMKGPVNFRDRDSSTDVRTMKRKRSDSPEPSCVSMKSDNSAVRPINLRDGDSSPYQTAQIKTSDSRNELEFIFKELEHKVITLIKNELKRFEKLLSPDYPACTEREVEDEEDLHSVREGALKITLHVLKNMNLNDLADTLKNKLFQVSQYQQKLKSSLREKFKKINEGITQPGSSVLLNEIYTELYITEGGSGDVCNEHEVRQIETESRRAATQETPIKCNDLFKDKSIRSVLTKGVAGIGKTVSVQKFTLDWAEGKANQDITFMFPLPFRELNLIKKKHLSLMDLLQRFFPELKNLTLERYNAHKILFIFDGLDECRLPLNFQDNKSVCDVTESASVDVLLTNLIKGKLLPSALLWITSRPGAANQIPPECVDQVTEVRGFRDPQKEEYFRKRISDQSLANKIISHIKSSRSLYIMCHIPVFCWISATVLERMLGEAESGEILKTLTQMFTHFLIFQIKHKDQKYHQKCDPDPEKTRESILALGKLAFQQLEKGNLIFYEEDLRECGIDVKEVSVYSGFCTQIFREEFGLHLEKVFSFVHLSVQEFLAALYSFLSFISRNADQTEQQTSDLSDLFTKSNMTDFLKSAVDKALQSENGHLDLFLRFLLGLSLESNQTLLRDLMPQIRSSSHSKQETVEYIKEKIRENPSTEKSINLFYCLSELKEDSLVQEVKEYLNRQGYSRLSRTRLSPAQWSALVFVMLNSEEELTEFNLKTYDPSEECLLRLLPVVKASRKADLHECKLTDESCRALSSTVLSSNSSSLRELNLSDNNLYDSGVKLLSAGLENPHCTLEKLRLCGCKLTEESCRVLSPVLTSNSCKLKKLNLSHNNLQDSGVKLLSAALKNPHCTLEILEMWECNITDEGCIAVASALESNPSSPLQELNLNGNKPGKSGMKRLSDLLNNSNCKLKKLHVTMRKIEQ; encoded by the exons ATGATGGAGGGAAAGAGATCAGACTCACCAGAACCCAGTTGTGTGTCCATGGAGAGTGACGACTCAATGAAAGGGCCAGTGAActtcagagacagagacagttcTACTGATGTGAG AACAATGAAGAGGAAGAGATCAGACTCACCAGAacccagctgtgtgtccatgaaGAGTGACAACTCAGCAGTCCGTCCAATTAATCTCAGAGATGGAGACAGTTCTCCTTATCAAAC AGCACAGATAAAGACTTCAGACAGCAGAAATGAGTTGGAGTTCATATTCAAA GAGTTGGAACACAAAGTCATCACTCTAATAAAGAACGAACTGAAGAGGTTTGAGAAGCTCTTGAGTCCAGATTACCCAGCATGCACTGAGAGAGAggtggaggatgaggaggatctgcacagtgtgagagagggagcgCTGAAGATCACACTGCACGTCCTGAAGAACATGAACCTCAATGATCTCGCCGATACATTGAAGAACA AACTGTTCCAGGTGTCTCAGTATCAGCAAAAACTCAAATCCAGCCTAAGagagaagtttaaaaaaattaatgaaggaATTACACAACCTGGAAGCTCAGTACTTCTAAATgagatctacacagagctctacatcacagaggGTGGGAGTGGAGACGTCTGTAatgaacatgaggtgagacagattGAAACAGAGTCCAGGAGAGCAGCAACACAGGAGACACCCATCAAATGTAATGATCTCTTTAAAGACAAGTCCATCAGAAGTGTGCTGACCAAAGGAGTTGCTGGAATTGGAAAAACagtctctgtgcagaagttcactctggactgggctgaaggaaAAGCAAATCAGGACATCACCTTCATGTTTCCACTTCCCTTTAGAGAGCTGAATCTGATAAAGAAGAAACATCTCAGTCTGATGGACCTTCTTCAACGCTTTTTCCCAGAATTGAAGAACTTAACATTAGAAAGGTATAATGCTCACAAAATCCTGTTCATCTTTGATGGTCTGGATGAGTGTCGACTTCCTCTAAATTTCCAGGAcaataagagtgtgtgtgatgtgacagAGTCAGCCTCAGTGGATGTGCTGCTGACAAACCTCATCAAGGGGAAGttgcttccctctgctctccTCTGGATCACCTCTCGACCAGGAGCAGCCAATCAGATCCCTCCTGAGTGTGTAGACCAGGTAACAGAGGTACGAGGGTTCAGAGATCCTCAGAAAgaggagtacttcaggaagaggaTCAGTGATCAAAGCCTGGCCAATAAAATCATCTCACACATTAAGTCTTCAAGAAGCCTCTACATCATGTGCcacatcccagtcttctgctggatcTCAGCCACTGTACTAGAGAGAATGTTGGGTGAAGCAGAGAGTGGAGAAATCCTCAAGACTCTGACCCAAATGTTCACACACTTTCTGAtatttcagattaaacacaAGGACCAAAAGTACCATCAGAAATGTGACCCTGATCCTGAGAAGACCAGAGAGAGTATCCTGGCACTGGGAAAACTGGCTTTCCAACAGCTGGAGAAAGGAaacctgatcttctatgagGAAGACCTGCGAGAATGTGGCATTGATGTCAAAGAAGTGTCCGTGTACTCAGGATTCTGTACCCAAATCTTTAGAGAGGAGTTTGGGCTTCACCTGGagaaggtgttcagctttgTACATCTGAGTGTTCAGGAGTTTCTAGCTGCTTTATACTCATTCCTCTCATTCATCAGCAGAAACGCAGATCAAACAGAACAACAAACTTCTGATCTGTCAGATCTTTTTACTAAGTCTAACATGACTGATTTTCTGAAGAGTGCAGTGGACAAGGCCTTACAGAGTGAGAATGGACACCTGGACCTGTTCCTCCGCTTCCTTCTGGGTCTCTCGCTGGAGTCCAATCAGACTCTCTTACGAGACTTAATGCCACAGATACGAAGCAGCTCTCACAGCAAACAGGAAACAGTCGAGTACATCAAGGAGAAAATCAGGGAGAATCCATCAACAGAGAAATCCATTAATCTGTTCTACTGTCTGAGTGAACTGAAAGAAGATTCTCTAGTGCAGGAAGTAAAAGAGTATCTGAACAGACAAGGTTACAGTCGTCTAAGTAGAACCAGGCTTTCTCCTGCTCAGTGGTCAGCTCTGGTGTTTGTGATGCTCAACTCAGAAGAGGAGCTAactgagtttaatttaaagacATATGACCCATCAGAGGAATGTCTTCTGAGGCTGCTACCAGTGGTCAAAGCATCCAGAAAAGCTGA TCTACATGAGTGTAAATTGACAGATGAAAGCTGTAGAGCTCTGTCCTCTACAGTCCTCAGCTCAAACTCCTCCAGTCTGAGAGAACTGAACCTAAGTGACAATAACCTGTATgattcaggagtgaagctgctctctgctggactggagaatccacactgtacactggagaAACTGAG GCTGTGTGGGTGTAAACTGACAGAGGAAAGCTGTAGAGTTCTGTCCCCAGTTCTCACCTCAAACTCCTGCAAGCTGAAAAAATTGAACCTGAGTCACAATAACCTGCAGgattcaggagtgaagctgctctctgctgcactgaaaaatccacactgtacactggagaTACTGGA GATGTGGGAATGCAACATTACGGATGAGGGTTGTATTGCTGTGGCTTCAGCTCTGGAGTCAAATCCCTCATCACCCCTGCAAGAACTGAATCTGAATGGTAACAAGCCAGGAAAATCAGGGATGAAGCGGCTTTCTGATCTTCTGAACAATTCAAACTGTAAACTAAAGAAACTACA TGTTACCATGAGGAAGATTGAACAATAA